Within the Flavobacterium sp. CG_23.5 genome, the region AAAGCGGTGGCTCTGGCTAAAAAAACAGGAGCTCGTTTGCACGTGTTTCATCTTTCTACAGCCAAGGAAATGGATTTGTTTACCAACAAAATCCCATTGGAAGATAAAAAAATAACAGCCGAAGTTTGTATTCATCATTTATGGTTTACCAATGATGATTATGCTACTAAAGGCAACCTAATAAAATGGAATCCTGCGGTAAAAACGGCTAATGATAGAAAAGTACTTTGGGAAGCCCTGCTAGATGATAGAATTGATGTCATTGCTACGGATCATGCTCCACATACTTTAGAAGAGAAAAAACAATCGTATCTGAAAGCGCCTGCTGGTGGTCCATTAGTGCAACATGCTGTTGTGGCTATGTTTGAAGCTCATCACCAAGGAAAAATAAGTGTTGAAAAAATTGTGGAGAAAATGTGTCATAATCCAGCCAAGATTTTCAAAATCGAGAAACGCGGTTTTATCAAAGAAGGATATTATGCCGATTTAGTTATTGTAAATGCTGGTTTGCCATGGAGTGTAAAAAAAGAAAATATTCTGGCTAAATGCGGATGGTCTCCTTTTGAAGGATATACATTTAAATCTAGAATTACGCATACTTTTGTAAACGGACAATTGGTTTATAATAATTTTAAAGTAAAAGAAATTCGTGCGGGAAAAAGAATGTTGTTTGACAGATAAAATTTAAAAATGAAGAAAATAATTATACTTTTAACGATTGTATTTGTGTTTGTAAGCTGTAAGGATGAGGTGGTTAAAAAGCCAAATCGTCTTATAGAAAAGGAAACAATGGTTAATATTATGTATGATTTGTCAGTTTTGGACGCAATCAAATATCAAAATCCTGCGTCCTTGGATACTTTTAAAATAAATCCAACTCAATATATTTATAAAAAATATAAAATAGACAGCCTTCAATTTGCACGAAGTAATGTTTACTACGCTTCTAATTATAAAGATTATTCGGATGTAGTTGATCAGATAAACGCCCGATTAACTAAAAATAAAGCATCAATAACTGCCCTTATAAAAGCTGAAGCGAAGAAAAAGAAAGCAATAAAAAAACCAATTTTACCAAAAAGTAAAGCCATAGATTCTAGCCAAGTACTATAACTAAAAAAGGGTTTAATACAAATTGGCAATTGCTTTTATGTATTGATGAATATCTAAAAAATCAGTTTTCAAAGTCTTTTTGATTTTTTCATTCGAATACTGATTTGTTGAAAAAGAT harbors:
- a CDS encoding dihydroorotase: MNRILIKNAKIVNEGVIFEGDVLIENDLIVEISESISAKSSQCMIIDAEGNYLMPGAIDDQVHFREPGLTYKGDIESESRAAVAGGITSYIEQPNTVPNAVTQEILEQKYEIAAEKSYANYSFMMGATNDNLDEVLKTNPKNVAGIKIFLGSSTGNMLVDNEVTLEKIFSSTPLLIAVHCEDEGTIQKNLAKYKEEFGDDVPVTAHHLIRSEEACYISSSKAVALAKKTGARLHVFHLSTAKEMDLFTNKIPLEDKKITAEVCIHHLWFTNDDYATKGNLIKWNPAVKTANDRKVLWEALLDDRIDVIATDHAPHTLEEKKQSYLKAPAGGPLVQHAVVAMFEAHHQGKISVEKIVEKMCHNPAKIFKIEKRGFIKEGYYADLVIVNAGLPWSVKKENILAKCGWSPFEGYTFKSRITHTFVNGQLVYNNFKVKEIRAGKRMLFDR
- a CDS encoding DUF4296 domain-containing protein yields the protein MKKIIILLTIVFVFVSCKDEVVKKPNRLIEKETMVNIMYDLSVLDAIKYQNPASLDTFKINPTQYIYKKYKIDSLQFARSNVYYASNYKDYSDVVDQINARLTKNKASITALIKAEAKKKKAIKKPILPKSKAIDSSQVL